A section of the Sedimentisphaera cyanobacteriorum genome encodes:
- a CDS encoding TRAP transporter large permease: protein MGSITLILVLGFVLLLIINVPIAVSIAIAAFMAIAAQGSDPTVMVAAKMAEGVNSFALLAIPFFIFSGQLMGRGGMARRLIDFANSLVGMFPGGLAYVNTLTCMLFGSISGSAAAAVSSVGGFMIPEMNKKGYNREFNVAVTTTAATTGLLIPPSNVMIVYSVAAGSVSIAAMFMAGIIPGIITGLFIMFVCGYFAFRYKYSSADRVSFIEALLSFKRAILSLLLVIIVIGGILKGIFTATEAAAVAVLYAFILSVWVYREIKMKELPEILKRTGITTAVVMLLIGASSGMSWIMTMANIPQSVSSGLISLSDNPVVILFTINLLLLFVGTFMDMTPAVLIFTPIFLPVVKTMGMHEIHFGIMLIANLCIGLCTPPVGTCLFIGCGAGKTTIAKVTRYMLPFFGAMVVSLMVITYVPKVSLWLPVKTGQLKAEAVEKTVEQWNSSVLGMKQEDPAEKPAEE from the coding sequence ATGGGTTCAATCACACTGATTCTTGTACTTGGATTTGTACTCCTGCTGATAATCAACGTTCCTATAGCGGTTTCAATTGCTATAGCAGCCTTTATGGCGATCGCTGCTCAGGGAAGCGACCCCACAGTTATGGTGGCGGCGAAGATGGCCGAAGGGGTAAACAGCTTCGCTTTGCTTGCGATTCCGTTTTTTATTTTTTCCGGCCAGCTAATGGGTAGAGGCGGTATGGCACGAAGACTTATCGACTTTGCCAATTCATTAGTGGGTATGTTTCCCGGCGGACTTGCATACGTAAACACGCTTACTTGCATGCTGTTCGGATCTATTTCGGGCTCTGCAGCAGCTGCGGTTTCATCAGTAGGCGGTTTTATGATTCCGGAAATGAACAAGAAAGGCTACAACCGCGAATTCAACGTAGCCGTAACCACAACCGCTGCAACTACAGGACTTCTTATCCCTCCGAGCAATGTAATGATTGTTTATTCCGTTGCAGCGGGGAGCGTATCCATTGCTGCGATGTTTATGGCAGGGATAATTCCGGGGATAATCACAGGACTTTTTATAATGTTCGTATGCGGCTATTTTGCCTTCAGATACAAATACAGCTCTGCAGACAGGGTTTCGTTTATTGAGGCACTGCTGTCGTTCAAACGGGCAATTCTGAGCCTTCTGCTTGTAATAATAGTAATAGGCGGGATTCTGAAAGGAATATTCACAGCCACAGAGGCTGCTGCGGTAGCGGTGCTTTATGCATTTATCCTCTCGGTTTGGGTGTATCGGGAGATAAAGATGAAAGAGCTTCCCGAAATACTCAAGCGAACTGGAATAACAACTGCTGTGGTAATGCTTCTTATAGGAGCAAGCTCGGGGATGAGCTGGATAATGACAATGGCCAACATACCGCAGTCTGTAAGCAGCGGGCTTATAAGCCTCTCTGACAACCCTGTTGTAATCCTCTTTACAATCAATCTGCTGCTTCTTTTTGTGGGCACTTTTATGGATATGACCCCGGCAGTGCTTATCTTTACGCCGATATTCCTGCCTGTAGTAAAAACTATGGGTATGCACGAGATCCACTTCGGGATTATGCTCATTGCCAACCTCTGCATCGGACTGTGTACGCCGCCGGTGGGGACTTGCCTGTTTATCGGATGCGGTGCAGGAAAGACTACTATCGCCAAAGTTACACGTTATATGCTCCCGTTCTTCGGGGCAATGGTTGTCTCGCTGATGGTAATTACCTACGTCCCGAAGGTATCGCTCTGGCTGCCTGTTAAAACGGGGCAGTTAAAAGCGGAGGCTGTAGAAAAAACAGTTGAGCAATGGAACAGCAGCGTTTTGGGAATGAAGCAGGAAGATCCAGCTGAAAAGCCCGCTGAGGAATAG
- a CDS encoding TRAP transporter small permease, with translation MGRVHTLRSWGQAKWTEELARFLLVWVALLGGALAFGENAHLGVDYFVGKLAPEARKLVKVFTQLTVLFFAIAVFIIGGVQVASANMDQTTAALTPALGVTMGHVYFALPIAGAFIILFTAEQLAETILEKDQQKEDN, from the coding sequence GTGGGGCGTGTTCACACGCTTCGTTCTTGGGGGCAGGCCAAATGGACCGAAGAGCTGGCACGCTTCCTTTTGGTATGGGTTGCACTTCTGGGCGGTGCGCTGGCATTTGGGGAAAATGCCCATTTGGGAGTTGATTATTTTGTGGGCAAACTCGCTCCCGAGGCCAGGAAGCTTGTAAAGGTTTTTACGCAGCTGACAGTGCTGTTTTTCGCTATTGCTGTTTTCATAATCGGCGGGGTTCAGGTGGCCTCTGCGAATATGGACCAGACAACCGCTGCCCTTACGCCCGCTTTAGGCGTAACGATGGGGCATGTATATTTTGCTCTGCCGATTGCCGGTGCGTTTATAATTTTGTTTACAGCCGAGCAGCTTGCAGAAACAATTCTTGAAAAAGACCAGCAAAAGGAGGACAACTAA
- a CDS encoding TRAP transporter substrate-binding protein encodes MKKESSFFVSGLIIGLIIATGIFSLFVRSMEGRSEKTVLKLGHCLDTNHPVHKGMVFMKERLEELSGGTATIDIYPSSVLGSEVECIAQLRSGDLAMTKTSAASLENFVPELKVFGLPYLFRSEEHFWTVLKSELGGELLKKGNDKGVQGLCYYDSGSRNFYTKDKPVKTPEDLKNLKIRVMNSEMAMKMVSSLGASPTPIAWGELYTALAQGTVDGAENNPPSFTTNKHYEVCKHFSKDAHTRIPDVLLMSTKIWRSLDSRLQSWLMKAAKESREYQRELWKEETKRSLEFAEENGVTIHEVDQSLFAEKVQPMYEAIENEEIIKLVKKIREIKP; translated from the coding sequence GTGAAAAAAGAATCTTCATTTTTTGTAAGCGGTTTAATAATAGGCCTTATTATAGCAACGGGCATATTCTCATTGTTTGTCCGTTCTATGGAAGGCAGGTCTGAGAAAACCGTTCTTAAACTCGGCCACTGCCTTGACACAAACCACCCCGTTCATAAGGGCATGGTCTTTATGAAGGAGCGTTTGGAGGAGCTCTCCGGCGGGACGGCCACAATCGACATCTATCCAAGCAGTGTACTGGGCTCGGAGGTGGAGTGTATAGCGCAGCTTCGCAGCGGCGACCTTGCAATGACCAAGACTTCAGCAGCATCTCTGGAAAATTTTGTACCTGAGCTGAAGGTTTTCGGCCTTCCATATCTATTCCGTTCTGAAGAGCATTTCTGGACAGTACTAAAAAGCGAGCTTGGGGGCGAACTGCTTAAAAAAGGCAATGATAAAGGTGTTCAAGGGCTTTGCTACTACGATTCGGGGAGCAGAAATTTTTACACTAAGGACAAGCCTGTAAAAACTCCGGAGGACCTGAAAAACCTGAAAATAAGAGTAATGAACAGCGAGATGGCAATGAAGATGGTAAGCTCGCTGGGGGCATCCCCCACACCAATCGCCTGGGGCGAGCTCTATACAGCTCTTGCTCAGGGAACAGTGGACGGGGCTGAAAACAACCCGCCCAGCTTCACGACAAACAAGCATTACGAAGTGTGCAAGCATTTCTCCAAAGATGCTCACACCCGCATACCTGATGTGCTTCTTATGAGCACAAAGATATGGCGCAGTTTGGACAGCAGGCTTCAAAGCTGGCTGATGAAAGCTGCGAAAGAATCCAGAGAATATCAGAGAGAGCTTTGGAAAGAAGAAACAAAAAGATCGCTTGAATTTGCTGAAGAAAACGGCGTAACAATACATGAAGTAGATCAGAGCCTCTTCGCAGAAAAGGTGCAGCCTATGTATGAAGCGATTGAGAATGAAGAAATCATCAAGCTTGTAAAGAAGATTCGAGAGATTAAACCATGA
- a CDS encoding ROK family transcriptional regulator, with the protein MSYYINMNLTAIDSKNAGLKNEKLVLNILRRQEPLSQAQLCQKTELGSSTVTYIVGRLRKKGLIQETQVESVKRGARPKLISINPSGGFVVGAEISPSHILLALYDLNSSLRDKVNLSLELDRSAENVVKLAEISIKGLLNKYEISSNMLGGIGLALSGSISPEGVVKLSGPLGWKNIPLKAMLEDYFECPIYVFTTKVRLLAELNASPSLTKKNIVYFNAADGVGVNTIVDGNLINGATNRCGEIGHIVIDPNGPLCGCGQRGCLEAHISGPAIADKVKKDLASGVQSGFSKIIIEDDQPEVVAGKWKKLIEEGDEYALSLRDYAAEKISWAAAAAINIFDPDVLILAGYINEVSFDYFKHHLLSRFETNVYDESSRNIEIRLAQAGHNALMKGASAAVLEEQFSI; encoded by the coding sequence ATGAGTTATTATATAAATATGAACTTAACTGCTATAGATTCTAAAAACGCCGGTCTCAAGAATGAAAAGCTTGTCCTGAATATTCTTCGCAGGCAGGAACCGCTTTCTCAAGCTCAGCTCTGTCAAAAAACTGAACTGGGCAGTTCTACTGTAACCTATATTGTAGGTCGGCTGCGAAAAAAAGGGTTAATTCAGGAAACGCAGGTTGAAAGCGTAAAAAGAGGAGCCCGGCCGAAGTTGATTTCAATCAACCCATCCGGTGGGTTCGTGGTGGGCGCAGAAATCTCACCAAGTCATATACTATTAGCATTATACGACCTTAATTCCTCTCTAAGAGACAAGGTTAATCTTTCTTTAGAGTTAGACCGTTCCGCTGAAAATGTTGTAAAACTTGCAGAAATCAGCATCAAAGGATTGCTCAATAAATACGAAATAAGCAGTAATATGCTTGGCGGTATAGGTTTAGCATTAAGCGGTTCAATATCACCAGAAGGTGTTGTTAAGCTATCAGGCCCTCTTGGCTGGAAAAACATCCCGCTCAAGGCAATGCTCGAAGATTATTTCGAATGTCCGATTTATGTTTTCACTACCAAAGTACGGCTTCTTGCTGAGTTGAACGCATCTCCATCACTTACTAAAAAGAACATTGTTTACTTCAATGCCGCCGATGGAGTGGGAGTTAATACTATAGTAGATGGAAACCTTATCAACGGGGCAACAAACCGCTGCGGAGAGATTGGGCATATTGTAATAGACCCAAATGGGCCTCTATGCGGTTGCGGGCAGCGCGGCTGTCTTGAAGCGCATATATCAGGACCTGCAATAGCTGACAAGGTAAAAAAAGACCTTGCATCCGGCGTTCAAAGCGGTTTTTCCAAAATTATTATTGAAGATGACCAGCCTGAAGTAGTCGCCGGCAAGTGGAAAAAGCTTATAGAAGAAGGCGATGAATACGCCTTATCACTTAGAGATTACGCTGCCGAGAAAATAAGCTGGGCAGCAGCTGCTGCTATTAATATATTCGACCCGGACGTGTTAATTCTTGCCGGATATATCAATGAGGTCAGTTTTGATTATTTTAAGCATCATCTCTTGAGTCGTTTTGAAACAAATGTTTATGACGAATCTTCAAGAAATATCGAGATAAGACTTGCTCAGGCAGGCCATAATGCCTTGATGAAAGGTGCATCTGCGGCAGTTTTAGAAGAACAGTTTAGTATCTAA
- a CDS encoding SDR family oxidoreductase translates to MNNLFDLTEKKYVITGGAGVLGSRMAKDLAAAGAKVCIADNDQDNAEKVAGEINEQGSFAVSVKCNVLKKDEVRQTLEKSEELMGGVDGLINAAGGNRKDATASGDLKFFDIPEDAMHFVFNLNFFGTFLPSQVFGEYFADKKQGSILNVSSMAALTPLTNICGYAAAKAAVSNFTQWLSVHMAKNYSPQIRVNAIAPGFFLTEQNRFLLTDEKTGELTDRGSTIIEHTPMGEFGKPEDLSGTVFWLLSDASRFVTGTVIPIDGGFSAFSGV, encoded by the coding sequence ATGAATAATTTATTTGACCTAACAGAAAAAAAATACGTTATAACCGGCGGAGCAGGCGTTTTAGGAAGCAGAATGGCCAAAGATCTCGCTGCTGCCGGAGCGAAAGTGTGCATTGCTGATAACGATCAGGACAATGCCGAAAAGGTTGCAGGCGAAATAAATGAGCAGGGCAGTTTTGCTGTCTCAGTGAAGTGTAATGTGCTGAAAAAGGATGAAGTCCGCCAGACACTTGAAAAATCTGAAGAGCTCATGGGCGGGGTTGACGGTCTTATAAACGCCGCAGGAGGGAACAGAAAAGATGCTACTGCCTCAGGAGATTTGAAGTTTTTTGATATTCCTGAGGATGCTATGCATTTCGTATTTAACTTGAATTTCTTTGGAACATTTCTACCTTCTCAGGTTTTCGGAGAGTATTTCGCTGATAAAAAGCAGGGCAGCATACTAAATGTATCAAGTATGGCAGCTCTAACACCCCTGACCAACATTTGCGGCTATGCCGCAGCAAAGGCCGCAGTAAGCAATTTCACTCAATGGCTTTCAGTGCATATGGCAAAAAATTATTCTCCGCAGATAAGGGTGAACGCTATTGCCCCGGGCTTTTTCCTCACTGAACAGAACCGCTTTCTTCTCACTGATGAAAAAACAGGCGAACTCACTGACAGGGGCTCCACGATTATAGAACATACACCTATGGGCGAATTCGGAAAGCCTGAAGACCTAAGCGGCACCGTTTTCTGGCTCTTAAGCGATGCTTCAAGATTTGTAACAGGAACCGTAATCCCTATCGACGGGGGCTTCAGTGCTTTCAGCGGTGTTTGA
- a CDS encoding lactate racemase domain-containing protein, whose translation MLYSSTGSENTNLSGEDLRTVLYEALDKLSGRKRVLVIPPDNTRFYSRAGELTRFAWEYYGDKLTDILPALGTHNPMTAAEIKRMFGDVPKELFRVHNWREDITALGHVPSSYISDVSGGRLNFDWPAQVNKLLVEGGFDLILSIGQVVPHEVIGMANYNKNIFVGTGGAEGINKSHYLGAVYGMERIMGKAENPVRSVLNYASENFAKSLPVVYAHTVIEAGENGNTARGLFVGDDEQCFHKAAELAEKVNVTKVEKPLKKAVVLLEADEYKSTWLGNKAIYRTRMAMADGGELIILAPSVKEFGEDKQIDKLIRKYGYTGTPNVLEQTEKNSDLSDNLSAAAHLIHGSSEGRFNITYCPGGLTREEIESVNFRYASLDEIMRKYSPEMLKDGFNNIEGEEVYFISNPGLGLWKS comes from the coding sequence ATGCTTTACAGCAGCACAGGCAGTGAAAACACCAACCTATCCGGCGAGGATCTGCGAACGGTTTTGTATGAGGCTCTGGACAAGCTTTCTGGCCGCAAAAGGGTTCTGGTGATACCGCCGGACAATACGAGATTCTATTCCCGTGCAGGCGAGCTTACCCGCTTTGCGTGGGAGTATTATGGGGATAAGCTAACTGATATTCTCCCCGCCCTTGGAACTCATAACCCTATGACAGCAGCTGAAATCAAGCGGATGTTCGGGGATGTGCCAAAGGAGCTTTTCCGCGTTCACAACTGGAGGGAGGATATAACAGCCCTCGGCCACGTACCTTCAAGCTATATCAGCGATGTCAGCGGGGGCAGGCTCAATTTCGACTGGCCTGCGCAGGTGAATAAACTGCTTGTAGAAGGCGGTTTTGACCTGATTCTTTCGATCGGCCAGGTGGTACCGCATGAAGTTATCGGTATGGCAAACTACAACAAGAACATATTTGTCGGGACGGGCGGGGCAGAAGGTATAAACAAAAGCCATTATCTGGGTGCAGTTTACGGGATGGAGCGGATAATGGGCAAAGCGGAGAATCCCGTTAGAAGCGTTCTGAATTACGCAAGCGAGAATTTTGCGAAAAGCCTTCCTGTTGTTTACGCCCATACAGTGATCGAGGCTGGTGAAAACGGTAATACAGCTCGAGGACTTTTTGTAGGCGATGATGAGCAGTGTTTCCATAAAGCAGCGGAGCTGGCTGAGAAAGTGAACGTAACCAAAGTAGAAAAGCCGCTGAAGAAGGCAGTTGTCCTGCTTGAGGCAGACGAATACAAAAGCACATGGCTTGGAAACAAGGCTATATACAGAACCCGTATGGCAATGGCGGACGGGGGCGAACTGATAATTCTTGCCCCGAGCGTTAAGGAATTTGGCGAGGATAAACAGATCGACAAACTGATTCGCAAATACGGCTACACCGGAACGCCGAATGTGCTTGAACAGACAGAGAAAAACAGCGACTTGAGCGATAATCTAAGCGCTGCCGCCCACCTGATACACGGCTCCTCAGAAGGGCGGTTCAATATCACTTACTGCCCGGGCGGCTTAACAAGAGAGGAGATTGAATCGGTGAATTTCAGATACGCCAGTTTGGATGAGATAATGAGAAAATACAGCCCTGAAATGTTGAAGGACGGATTTAATAACATTGAAGGCGAAGAAGTTTACTTCATTTCAAATCCAGGGCTCGGGCTCTGGAAGAGTTAA
- a CDS encoding sugar kinase, giving the protein MNDMKKYSILVPTSMGLRLTPENSQPFHCTETFKMQATSAETNVASVSSYLGMPVKVLTAFVKGSPVSRFIKDNLQGRGMDYEGAEFEQGGPWGFRHQINMAGSGWGSRGPRVHNDRAGEVGRELSSEYFDFEKIFAEEGARIVHLSGLVAALSEKSSQFCLDVVRSAKKNGSLISFDLNYRASFWKGREKELGEAFAEIASNSDILIGNEEDFQLCLGIEGPESGGKGLEEKIDNFKEMIGRIQKAYPNAKWFGNTLREVVSANTHKWGAILTDSSDWEIISPREIGVLDRIGGGDGFVGGLLYGILKGWDAANCARFGWAGGALAATMLTDYAQPADEDQLWSIWEGNARVKR; this is encoded by the coding sequence ATGAACGATATGAAAAAATATTCTATCCTTGTTCCAACTAGTATGGGACTCCGGCTGACCCCCGAGAATTCTCAGCCCTTCCACTGCACCGAAACCTTCAAAATGCAGGCAACCAGCGCTGAAACAAACGTAGCAAGCGTTTCCTCATATCTGGGTATGCCCGTGAAGGTTTTAACCGCCTTTGTAAAAGGCAGTCCTGTATCCCGCTTCATTAAGGACAACCTCCAAGGCCGCGGGATGGACTATGAAGGAGCAGAATTCGAACAGGGCGGGCCATGGGGCTTTCGTCATCAGATAAATATGGCCGGCAGCGGCTGGGGCTCACGCGGGCCGCGCGTGCACAACGACAGAGCAGGCGAAGTTGGAAGAGAGCTGAGCTCGGAATATTTCGATTTCGAAAAAATCTTTGCAGAAGAGGGAGCCCGCATAGTTCACCTGTCCGGTTTAGTGGCGGCATTGTCAGAGAAATCCAGCCAGTTCTGCCTTGATGTGGTTCGATCTGCCAAGAAAAATGGCTCGCTTATCTCATTCGATCTTAACTACAGGGCAAGCTTTTGGAAAGGCCGTGAGAAAGAGCTCGGCGAGGCTTTCGCTGAGATTGCTTCAAACAGCGATATACTTATCGGAAATGAAGAAGATTTTCAGCTCTGCCTTGGGATTGAAGGCCCTGAATCAGGCGGAAAAGGCCTGGAAGAAAAAATCGATAACTTCAAAGAAATGATTGGAAGAATACAGAAGGCCTATCCGAATGCGAAATGGTTTGGAAACACGCTCCGTGAGGTGGTTTCGGCAAACACGCATAAATGGGGAGCGATTCTTACAGACAGCAGCGACTGGGAGATAATAAGCCCCAGAGAGATAGGCGTGTTAGACCGTATCGGAGGCGGCGACGGCTTCGTTGGCGGCCTGCTTTACGGCATACTTAAAGGCTGGGATGCAGCAAACTGTGCCCGTTTCGGATGGGCAGGCGGAGCCCTCGCTGCCACTATGCTAACAGACTACGCCCAGCCAGCAGATGAAGACCAGCTATGGAGCATCTGGGAAGGCAATGCGAGAGTAAAAAGATAA
- the gnd gene encoding decarboxylating NADP(+)-dependent phosphogluconate dehydrogenase, whose translation MAKADIAVVGLAVMGENLILNMESKGFTVACYNRTVSKVDNFMNGRAKGKNIIGCRSIEELLSSLKSPRKIMLMVKAGKPVDAFIEQVLPHLDDGDIVIDGGNSHFPDTIRRTEYVEGKGKLYIGTGVSGGEEGALLGPSIMPGGSPAAWEHVKPIFQKISAHTEKDEPCCEWVGENGAGHFVKMVHNGIEYGDMQMICETYQLMKYGLGMSNEQMKDVFTDWNEGELDSYLIEITRDILGCKDESGQYVLDLILDTAGQKGTGKWTAIASLDVGQPLTLIGEAVFARCLSALKDERKKASEVLSGPDAEFEGDKAKMIDDLRKALYASKIVSYAQGYQLMRAAAAEYGWNLNYGGIALMWRGGCIIRSVFLGKIKEAFDKNPELTNLLLYPFFAEAVQNSQDAWRRVVTTAVKQGIPVPAISSALAFYDGYRSERLPANMLQAQRDYFGAHTYERIDKPRGEFFHTNWTGRGGETASSSYIV comes from the coding sequence ATGGCAAAAGCAGATATAGCAGTAGTAGGCTTGGCGGTGATGGGTGAAAACCTCATCCTGAATATGGAAAGCAAAGGCTTCACCGTTGCCTGCTATAACCGCACGGTTTCCAAGGTTGATAATTTTATGAACGGCAGGGCAAAGGGCAAAAATATTATAGGCTGCCGGAGTATAGAAGAGCTGCTCAGCTCGCTCAAATCACCGAGAAAAATTATGCTTATGGTAAAGGCGGGAAAACCTGTCGATGCTTTTATTGAGCAGGTTCTACCCCATCTTGACGACGGAGATATTGTAATAGACGGGGGCAACAGCCATTTCCCCGATACAATCCGCAGAACTGAATATGTGGAAGGCAAGGGCAAGCTCTATATCGGAACAGGCGTTTCGGGTGGCGAGGAAGGGGCTCTTTTAGGCCCCTCTATAATGCCGGGGGGAAGCCCAGCTGCCTGGGAGCACGTAAAGCCCATATTCCAGAAAATCTCAGCCCACACAGAAAAGGACGAGCCCTGCTGCGAATGGGTTGGCGAAAACGGAGCAGGCCATTTCGTTAAGATGGTTCACAACGGCATCGAATACGGCGATATGCAGATGATCTGCGAAACATATCAGCTTATGAAATACGGCCTCGGTATGAGTAATGAGCAGATGAAGGACGTTTTCACCGATTGGAATGAAGGCGAGCTGGATTCTTATCTCATAGAGATTACCCGCGATATACTCGGCTGCAAGGATGAAAGCGGGCAGTATGTTCTCGATTTAATCCTCGATACTGCCGGCCAGAAAGGTACAGGCAAATGGACAGCGATAGCTTCTCTGGATGTAGGTCAGCCGCTTACGCTCATTGGAGAGGCTGTTTTCGCGCGCTGCCTTTCAGCACTCAAAGATGAACGGAAAAAAGCTTCTGAGGTGCTTTCCGGGCCTGATGCTGAGTTTGAAGGCGACAAGGCTAAAATGATTGACGATCTCCGCAAGGCGCTCTATGCCTCGAAGATCGTAAGCTATGCTCAGGGCTATCAGCTTATGCGTGCAGCTGCAGCAGAATATGGATGGAATCTCAATTATGGCGGAATAGCACTTATGTGGCGGGGAGGATGCATTATACGTTCGGTATTCCTCGGAAAGATTAAAGAAGCCTTCGACAAGAATCCAGAGCTTACCAACCTCCTTCTCTATCCGTTCTTTGCAGAAGCGGTACAAAACAGTCAGGATGCTTGGAGACGTGTGGTAACAACTGCCGTTAAGCAGGGGATTCCTGTGCCGGCTATCAGCAGCGCGCTTGCATTCTACGACGGCTATCGAAGCGAGCGTCTGCCTGCAAATATGCTTCAGGCACAGAGGGATTATTTCGGAGCTCACACCTACGAGAGGATCGACAAACCTCGCGGCGAATTCTTCCATACCAACTGGACAGGACGCGGAGGAGAAACCGCTTCTTCAAGCTATATTGTTTAG
- the uxaC gene encoding glucuronate isomerase, whose protein sequence is MDNFITDNFLLKSGSAQRLYHEFAKDMPIFDYHCHLPPKQVAEDAMFENITQAWLAGDHYKWRAMRTNGVDEKFATGSASDREKFRKWAETIPYALKSPLHHWTHLELKRYFGIDELLSPASADRIYDKASEMLRSSQYSTRNLMRMMSVKAVCTTDDPVDSLEYHKKIAEDGFEIKVLPTWRPDKAMAAEDTDKLNQWIEKLSEAADIEISDFHAYLEALKKRHSFFHQNGCRISDHGLETVFAEDYTESEIKAIFEKIRSNKELDRDEVNKFKSAMLTELAAMNHSRGWAQQLHLGAIRNNNSKMFKSLGPDTGFDSILDAELARPLSKFLDRLNTNDSLAKTIIYNLNPRDNELIGSMIGNFQDGSIPGKMQFGTAWWFLDNKSGMERQIEALSSLGLLSRFIGMLTDSRSFLSYPRHEYFRRILCNILGNDIENGIVPNHLNSLGRMVQDICFNNAENYFQIDLD, encoded by the coding sequence ATGGATAACTTTATAACAGATAATTTCCTCCTGAAAAGCGGGTCAGCCCAAAGGCTTTACCACGAATTTGCAAAGGATATGCCGATATTTGATTATCACTGTCATCTGCCCCCTAAACAGGTGGCAGAGGATGCTATGTTTGAAAATATCACTCAGGCGTGGCTCGCGGGCGACCACTACAAATGGCGTGCTATGCGTACTAACGGAGTGGATGAAAAATTTGCAACCGGCAGCGCTTCAGACCGCGAAAAATTCCGCAAATGGGCTGAAACTATCCCCTATGCCCTGAAAAGTCCGCTCCACCATTGGACTCATCTGGAGCTGAAGCGTTATTTTGGTATAGATGAGCTTCTCAGTCCCGCCTCCGCAGACAGGATATACGATAAAGCAAGCGAAATGCTTAGATCAAGTCAGTACAGCACCCGAAATCTGATGCGAATGATGAGTGTGAAGGCAGTTTGCACCACAGACGACCCCGTTGACAGCCTCGAATATCACAAAAAGATTGCTGAAGACGGATTTGAAATCAAAGTTCTCCCAACGTGGCGGCCGGACAAAGCCATGGCTGCGGAGGATACTGATAAGCTCAATCAGTGGATTGAGAAGCTCAGCGAGGCAGCAGATATAGAGATTAGTGATTTTCACGCCTATCTGGAAGCCCTCAAAAAACGCCACAGCTTTTTCCACCAAAACGGCTGCCGCATATCAGACCACGGCCTTGAAACTGTTTTTGCTGAGGATTACACCGAATCGGAAATCAAAGCGATTTTTGAAAAAATTCGCTCAAACAAAGAACTTGACCGCGATGAAGTGAACAAATTCAAATCTGCAATGCTGACTGAGCTTGCTGCTATGAATCACTCCCGAGGCTGGGCGCAGCAGCTTCATCTCGGTGCAATAAGAAACAACAATTCGAAGATGTTTAAGTCTCTAGGCCCGGATACGGGATTTGATTCGATTCTCGATGCCGAACTTGCTAGGCCCTTATCTAAATTTTTAGACAGATTAAACACCAATGACAGCCTCGCAAAAACCATTATCTACAACCTGAACCCCAGAGATAATGAGCTTATAGGCTCTATGATAGGCAATTTTCAGGATGGAAGCATCCCGGGCAAGATGCAGTTCGGCACGGCCTGGTGGTTTTTGGACAACAAATCAGGCATGGAAAGGCAAATTGAAGCTCTCTCCAGCCTCGGATTGCTGAGCAGATTCATTGGTATGCTCACTGATTCCCGAAGCTTCCTTTCCTATCCGCGGCACGAGTATTTCAGGAGGATTCTCTGCAATATTCTCGGCAATGATATCGAAAACGGAATTGTCCCGAATCACCTGAATTCTCTGGGCAGAATGGTTCAGGATATATGCTTTAACAACGCAGAAAATTACTTTCAGATAGACCTTGATTGA